One Nitrosopumilus piranensis genomic region harbors:
- a CDS encoding DEAD/DEAH box helicase, with product MTKFQELGLKEEILKGITDLGFDDAFPIQEAVIPVLLTGRDVVGQAHTGSGKTAAFALSMLQEIQPRNGIQGLIMAPTRELAMQITDEIKKFGKYTGIRVATVYGGQGMGLQLDALERGVEIVVATPGRLIDHLKRGSIELRDVTHIVLDEADTMLDMGFVDDISFILDLAPEDRVMSLFSATMPTEILRLSEEYLKNPKQFLLDADDLSGEGIDQSYLVIKDRDKFKYLIDFIKPIKGQSIVFCSTKYRTRDVAKFLHQEKFDAVAIEGDMSQHRREQSMGKFRSGKADILVATDVASRGIDVPRVELVINYDVPNQEMAYFHRIGRTARAGAKGKAITFVSYSSVGDWNLIKRQIKVPIKDLNEEMGIEIAIPDPLKRQMPSRRYGGQSRSNYSRGGRSGGYGSSGGRRDSRDDRGGRRRFNDRGGSRNSYGGRSKW from the coding sequence ATGACAAAATTTCAAGAATTAGGATTAAAAGAAGAGATACTAAAAGGGATCACCGATCTTGGTTTTGATGATGCATTTCCAATTCAAGAAGCAGTAATCCCAGTATTACTTACAGGAAGAGATGTTGTAGGACAAGCACACACAGGTTCTGGAAAAACTGCAGCATTTGCATTATCAATGCTACAAGAGATTCAACCAAGAAATGGCATTCAAGGTTTGATCATGGCACCAACAAGAGAACTTGCCATGCAGATTACAGATGAGATAAAGAAATTTGGAAAATATACAGGAATCAGAGTGGCAACAGTTTATGGAGGACAAGGAATGGGGCTTCAATTAGATGCTCTTGAAAGGGGAGTAGAAATTGTTGTTGCAACACCAGGTAGACTGATTGATCATCTCAAAAGAGGTTCGATAGAACTTAGAGATGTCACCCATATTGTTCTTGATGAAGCAGATACAATGTTAGACATGGGATTTGTTGACGATATTTCATTTATTTTAGATTTAGCACCAGAAGACAGAGTCATGTCATTGTTTTCAGCAACAATGCCAACTGAGATTCTCAGATTATCTGAAGAATACTTGAAAAACCCAAAACAATTCTTGCTGGATGCAGATGACCTTAGTGGAGAAGGTATTGACCAATCTTATCTAGTCATTAAAGACAGAGATAAATTCAAGTATCTAATTGATTTTATCAAACCAATAAAGGGTCAATCTATTGTGTTTTGTTCAACAAAATATAGAACCAGAGATGTTGCTAAATTCTTACATCAAGAAAAATTTGATGCAGTTGCAATAGAAGGAGACATGTCACAACATAGAAGAGAGCAATCTATGGGAAAGTTTCGTAGCGGTAAGGCAGATATTCTTGTAGCAACTGATGTTGCATCAAGAGGAATTGACGTTCCAAGAGTAGAACTAGTAATCAATTATGATGTTCCAAACCAAGAAATGGCATATTTCCACAGAATCGGAAGGACTGCAAGAGCAGGTGCAAAAGGTAAAGCAATTACATTTGTTTCGTATTCTTCAGTAGGAGATTGGAATTTAATTAAGCGTCAAATCAAAGTTCCCATCAAAGATTTGAATGAAGAGATGGGAATTGAAATTGCGATTCCAGATCCATTAAAAAGACAAATGCCATCAAGAAGATATGGAGGTCAATCAAGATCAAACTATTCAAGAGGAGGTCGCTCCGGAGGATACGGCAGTTCAGGTGGCAGACGAGATTCTAGAGATGACAGAGGTGGAAGAAGAAGATTCAATGATAGAGGAGGCAGTCGAAATAGTTACGGCGGCCGCAGTAAATGGTAA
- a CDS encoding pyruvoyl-dependent arginine decarboxylase — MLDLVAKKLFLTKGKGIHEDRLTSFEYALRDAGIAGTNLVLISSIFPPKAKLISRKEGLKQIKPGQILFTIYSKNQTNEPHRMCAASVGLAQPKDTKRYGYLSEYESFGQNETQAGDYAEDIAAQMLASSLGIPFDVDKNWDEKRQQWKISGEIYNTHNITQSTRGDKDGKWTTVFAAAVLLL, encoded by the coding sequence ATGCTGGATTTAGTTGCAAAGAAATTATTTCTTACAAAAGGAAAAGGCATACATGAAGATAGGCTGACTAGTTTTGAATATGCCTTGAGAGATGCAGGAATTGCAGGAACCAATCTTGTTTTAATTTCTAGTATTTTTCCACCAAAAGCAAAACTAATCTCCAGAAAAGAAGGACTAAAACAAATCAAACCAGGGCAAATTCTGTTTACAATATATTCAAAGAACCAAACAAACGAACCCCATAGAATGTGTGCTGCATCTGTAGGGCTTGCACAACCAAAAGATACCAAGAGATATGGGTATCTTTCTGAATACGAATCATTTGGTCAAAATGAGACTCAGGCCGGCGACTATGCTGAAGATATTGCAGCGCAAATGTTAGCTTCGTCATTAGGAATTCCATTTGATGTTGATAAAAACTGGGATGAAAAAAGACAACAGTGGAAAATATCTGGAGAAATTTATAATACTCATAACATTACTCAGTCAACACGTGGAGATAAGGACGGAAAGTGGACTACTGTCTTTGCTGCAGCAGTACTTTTGTTGTAA
- a CDS encoding DsbA family protein, with translation MSFEDNEIKQKEVMQNKSKSHSSIIGLIVAVGVAAFFAGMYASNINSDQISQEDLDNAIANLELKILQNKLPTNQPPSPVKISADDDPFFGDPDAPITIIEFSDFECPFCARFHIQTLPSLFEEYIDQGKVKLVYRDFPIQSIHANALPAAVAANCANDQGKFKEMHDMVFENQNEWNKQETTDALITFSKYATEIKLEQNTFDSCLTSGKHIDEIRKDLQDGRDYGVSGTPGFFVGNDEIGYVELKGAQPFESFKKVIDAQLEA, from the coding sequence ATGAGTTTTGAAGACAATGAAATTAAACAAAAGGAGGTAATGCAAAATAAATCAAAATCACATAGTTCCATTATTGGATTAATTGTTGCAGTAGGGGTAGCAGCGTTTTTTGCAGGGATGTATGCTTCTAATATAAATTCAGATCAAATTTCACAAGAAGATCTAGATAATGCAATTGCAAATCTAGAACTCAAAATTCTACAAAATAAACTTCCTACAAACCAACCACCTTCACCTGTAAAAATTTCAGCAGATGATGATCCATTTTTTGGTGATCCAGATGCTCCCATCACAATAATCGAATTTTCTGATTTTGAGTGTCCGTTTTGTGCAAGATTCCACATACAAACACTTCCATCACTTTTTGAAGAATATATAGATCAAGGAAAAGTCAAACTTGTCTACAGGGATTTCCCAATTCAAAGTATCCATGCAAATGCTTTGCCTGCGGCTGTTGCAGCAAATTGTGCAAATGATCAAGGTAAATTCAAAGAAATGCATGATATGGTATTTGAGAATCAAAATGAATGGAACAAACAAGAAACAACCGATGCGCTAATCACATTTAGTAAATATGCTACAGAGATAAAATTAGAACAAAATACATTTGATTCATGTTTAACATCTGGAAAACATATTGATGAAATTAGAAAAGATCTTCAAGATGGAAGAGATTACGGAGTTTCAGGAACCCCAGGATTCTTTGTAGGAAATGACGAGATAGGTTATGTGGAATTAAAGGGAGCGCAACCCTTTGAAAGTTTCAAAAAAGTTATTGATGCACAACTAGAGGCATAA
- a CDS encoding histidine kinase, translated as MDTVPEKLSNPISLRAIILILSIVLGFHFLVNFIEDTDLLVYGFSLIIPGSVSIFSFIVARKYSDSLVFSRSYYFLAFGFASLFLAELTYLIYDLFLGIDPYPSIADVFFFIFYPMISLFVFKHIQFFSSPTSISDKIILGIIPVAITTLYLSITISEEFNFDFFYGILFVSATSISFALSIYALKIFQGSLVGTSWIIMVAGILILVGGDIWYYYIELFEEYTLSHTVNVFWYLGYLVILYSLIKHRSSL; from the coding sequence ATGGACACCGTCCCAGAAAAACTTTCAAATCCTATTAGTCTTAGAGCAATCATACTTATTCTAAGTATTGTACTTGGATTCCATTTTTTGGTAAATTTTATTGAAGATACAGACTTGTTGGTTTATGGATTCTCTCTGATAATTCCTGGAAGTGTTTCTATTTTTAGTTTTATTGTTGCACGGAAGTATTCTGATTCCTTAGTCTTTTCCAGATCTTATTATTTTCTAGCATTTGGCTTTGCTAGTCTCTTTCTAGCTGAGTTAACTTACTTAATTTATGATCTATTTCTAGGAATTGATCCATATCCTTCAATTGCTGATGTCTTCTTTTTCATATTTTATCCCATGATTTCTTTATTCGTGTTCAAACACATACAGTTTTTCTCTTCCCCAACTAGTATTTCGGACAAAATCATTCTGGGAATTATTCCTGTGGCAATAACTACATTGTATCTCTCAATTACAATTTCTGAAGAATTTAATTTTGATTTTTTTTATGGAATCCTATTTGTTTCTGCCACTTCAATCTCTTTTGCCCTTTCTATTTATGCATTAAAAATTTTTCAGGGTAGCTTAGTGGGAACCTCTTGGATAATTATGGTTGCAGGCATCTTAATTTTGGTAGGTGGAGATATTTGGTATTATTATATTGAATTGTTTGAAGAATACACATTAAGTCATACTGTAAATGTTTTTTGGTACTTGGGATATCTTGTGATTTTGTATTCTTTAATTAAACATAGATCATCACTTTGA
- a CDS encoding glycosyltransferase — protein sequence MNWKKTIPKKIKNAIKLVSIRVNTYRDNKCQVNGIENYKRVLHIWDTAGVASLLSRELNKNGYESHVIMRTIHDPFGMTKYYQQESVDMGGKEYLYYCKRQAKDYGIIHIHGIHKIVPEYKKIFPNKKIILQFHGSDLIKPNNEKELVECSSHADAIICSTPDLEEHVLKHPELPKPYVCSNAIDTELFRPMPEIEKKLRKHFT from the coding sequence ATGAATTGGAAAAAAACAATACCAAAAAAAATCAAGAATGCAATAAAGTTAGTATCCATTAGAGTTAATACTTACAGAGATAATAAATGTCAGGTAAATGGCATAGAGAATTACAAAAGAGTTCTTCATATTTGGGATACTGCAGGGGTTGCTTCATTATTATCTCGCGAACTTAACAAAAATGGCTATGAATCCCATGTAATTATGAGAACAATACATGATCCGTTTGGTATGACTAAGTATTATCAACAAGAATCAGTTGATATGGGAGGTAAAGAATATCTTTATTATTGTAAACGACAAGCCAAAGATTATGGTATAATTCACATTCATGGTATCCACAAAATAGTTCCCGAATACAAAAAGATATTTCCAAACAAGAAAATAATATTACAGTTTCATGGCTCAGACTTGATAAAACCAAACAATGAAAAAGAATTAGTGGAATGTTCTAGTCATGCAGATGCTATAATTTGTTCAACACCTGACTTGGAAGAACACGTATTAAAACATCCAGAATTACCAAAACCATATGTTTGCAGTAATGCCATTGACACTGAATTATTCAGACCAATGCCTGAAATAGAAAAAAAACTGAGAAAGCACTTTACATAA
- a CDS encoding inorganic diphosphatase codes for MSKNFWHDIESGADIPEIINVVVEIPKGSMNKYEYDKKHNMIKLDRVLFSPFHYPGDYGLVPQTLSEDGDPLDALVLVTNPTYPGILIEARPIGLLQMKDAGDLDDKIICVSTNDPRYLHTTDISDIEDHYRSEIAHFFQVYKDLEGKKVEILGWQSAKEAKSIIVESIKRYKNTLKKY; via the coding sequence ATGAGTAAAAATTTTTGGCACGATATAGAATCAGGTGCAGACATTCCAGAAATTATCAATGTAGTAGTAGAGATTCCTAAAGGTTCTATGAACAAGTATGAGTACGATAAAAAACACAACATGATAAAACTAGACAGAGTATTATTTTCACCATTTCATTATCCAGGAGATTATGGACTTGTTCCTCAAACACTATCTGAAGATGGAGACCCACTAGATGCGTTGGTGCTGGTCACAAATCCAACATATCCGGGGATTTTAATTGAAGCAAGACCAATAGGTCTACTTCAAATGAAGGATGCAGGGGACTTGGATGACAAAATTATTTGTGTCTCAACAAATGATCCCAGGTATTTACATACTACAGATATTTCAGATATTGAAGATCACTATCGCTCTGAGATTGCACACTTTTTCCAAGTGTATAAAGACTTGGAAGGAAAAAAAGTTGAAATTCTAGGATGGCAATCAGCAAAAGAAGCAAAAAGCATCATTGTTGAATCAATTAAAAGATACAAAAATACTTTGAAAAAATACTAA
- a CDS encoding HEAT repeat domain-containing protein has translation MTIQLFDENNMRQLPDEERFEICNDVLRNETDESKRWDAVWLVGELAEDQDDKNLLRNRVADLLEWVLRNDTNGVVKHEASFQIAARNLRHKIHVLTDIALNDKSVLSKHEAIEALGLMRAFEIEDEIKKALDDPSIDVRETAEFVLKRFDRLRNSGEYKPSDIL, from the coding sequence ATGACAATTCAACTTTTTGATGAAAATAATATGCGTCAGCTACCTGATGAAGAAAGATTTGAAATTTGTAATGATGTATTAAGAAATGAAACTGATGAATCAAAGAGATGGGATGCTGTATGGCTTGTAGGTGAATTGGCCGAAGATCAGGATGATAAAAATCTGTTACGAAATAGAGTAGCTGATCTTTTAGAGTGGGTCTTACGTAATGATACAAATGGTGTAGTAAAACATGAAGCAAGTTTTCAAATTGCTGCAAGAAACCTTAGACATAAAATACATGTTTTGACAGATATTGCACTTAATGATAAAAGTGTTCTTTCAAAACATGAAGCAATTGAAGCACTTGGGTTAATGAGGGCATTTGAGATCGAGGATGAAATTAAAAAAGCACTTGATGATCCAAGTATAGATGTGCGAGAAACTGCTGAGTTTGTTCTAAAGAGATTTGATCGTTTACGTAATAGTGGGGAGTATAAACCATCTGATATACTGTAG
- a CDS encoding UBP-type zinc finger domain-containing protein gives MSKECNHFLEEKRGITPNTKSCEECEKEHLPVVAIRMCLTCGHVGCCDSSIGKHATKHFEETGHPVMKAIPGDIWKWCYHHKEYY, from the coding sequence ATGTCAAAAGAGTGTAACCATTTTTTAGAAGAAAAAAGAGGAATTACTCCCAACACAAAAAGCTGTGAAGAGTGTGAAAAAGAGCATCTTCCAGTTGTTGCAATTCGAATGTGTTTAACATGCGGTCATGTTGGATGTTGTGATTCATCTATTGGAAAACATGCTACAAAACATTTTGAGGAGACAGGTCATCCGGTAATGAAAGCAATTCCAGGAGACATTTGGAAGTGGTGTTATCATCACAAAGAATACTATTGA
- a CDS encoding YkgJ family cysteine cluster protein, whose translation MQENLNSSHWKGLCEKCDHKSCCNDYVTPFVTALEYEQLSKLSNKDFADPVLINGINGYALKKKKNSEECIFWDREKGCTVYEKRPFDCKVFPFDIYKIDGKYTWVVYSCNPESDWSWSEGLLQVLEKDAITMDLLEHIDAFSDLGRLESSDKSYDFVILREVILPK comes from the coding sequence ATGCAAGAAAATCTAAACTCATCACATTGGAAAGGATTATGTGAAAAGTGTGATCACAAATCATGTTGTAATGATTATGTCACCCCTTTTGTTACTGCCTTAGAATATGAACAATTAAGTAAATTGAGTAACAAAGACTTTGCAGATCCTGTATTGATTAATGGAATTAATGGTTATGCTTTAAAAAAGAAAAAAAACTCTGAAGAATGCATCTTTTGGGATCGAGAAAAAGGATGCACTGTTTATGAAAAACGACCATTTGATTGCAAAGTTTTTCCATTTGACATATACAAAATAGATGGAAAATATACTTGGGTAGTGTATTCATGTAATCCTGAATCTGATTGGAGTTGGTCCGAAGGCTTACTCCAAGTTTTGGAAAAAGATGCAATTACTATGGATCTCTTAGAACACATTGATGCTTTTTCAGATTTGGGTAGATTAGAATCTTCAGACAAGTCTTATGATTTTGTAATTCTCAGGGAAGTAATTTTGCCAAAATAA
- a CDS encoding EamA family transporter codes for MVSKPMLEIGESSIGINPIVMTFLVYMICGAFFTPIARKTDSVSKFSRKDILFMGLIGLSEVAALATYFFGLQNSTAVNASIFSNSEIVFSLIIAMVVFKERLNIKECIPFSMIVIGMMVIPILNNIVENGMNIHNIMTGDLLIIISGFLYGIDITLCKYIGDKYDSRRVTQIISFVCAGIALLFIAILQIPMDFEISHLPSIAIIAILGTGMSTLLFLAGLKKIGAVRSVLLYSTTSVFGIIFAGIFLSEEITSMDMVSVSITLIGIFMLRNKLAESESDAQTAKSYQNKYKNSKFVRHKTSNFKKILKIIGNMQKREHAEQYSKEKNRFLNNIPNFVNSRPKTAIVVSDNHLVVRVLCKILEMLGIKILSKGVDVIKMRGKYNPDIIFIDGHTKRLDGIIALKEIRKKDATTKIVMITEDVTKGMEDMLKRYGASIVINKPFSINQIKGIISRLERKPITIQRYNS; via the coding sequence GTGGTATCAAAACCGATGTTAGAGATTGGAGAGAGTTCAATTGGGATAAATCCAATAGTAATGACATTTCTTGTATACATGATATGTGGGGCATTTTTTACACCCATAGCAAGAAAAACAGATTCAGTTAGCAAATTTTCACGAAAAGACATTCTATTCATGGGACTTATTGGTTTATCAGAAGTTGCAGCGTTGGCAACGTATTTTTTTGGATTGCAAAACTCAACAGCAGTAAACGCATCAATTTTTAGCAATAGTGAGATAGTTTTTTCCCTAATAATTGCAATGGTCGTTTTCAAAGAGAGGCTAAACATAAAGGAATGCATTCCATTTTCCATGATCGTTATCGGAATGATGGTGATCCCCATTCTAAACAACATTGTTGAAAATGGGATGAATATTCACAACATCATGACAGGAGACTTGTTAATTATCATTTCAGGATTTTTGTATGGAATTGATATTACATTATGTAAGTATATTGGAGACAAGTATGATTCCAGAAGAGTAACGCAAATCATATCATTTGTATGTGCGGGTATAGCATTATTGTTCATAGCTATTTTACAGATACCAATGGACTTTGAAATATCACACCTTCCAAGTATTGCGATAATTGCGATACTTGGTACTGGAATGTCAACATTGTTATTTTTAGCAGGCTTGAAAAAAATTGGTGCAGTAAGAAGTGTTTTGTTGTATTCTACAACATCAGTGTTTGGAATTATCTTTGCAGGAATATTCCTTTCTGAAGAAATCACATCAATGGATATGGTTTCAGTTTCAATAACTCTAATAGGTATTTTCATGTTAAGAAACAAGCTTGCAGAATCAGAGTCAGATGCACAAACAGCCAAGTCATATCAAAACAAATACAAGAATTCAAAGTTTGTAAGACACAAAACATCTAATTTCAAAAAAATCCTGAAAATAATAGGAAACATGCAGAAAAGAGAACATGCAGAACAGTACAGCAAAGAAAAAAACAGGTTTTTAAATAATATCCCTAATTTTGTAAATAGCAGGCCAAAGACTGCAATAGTTGTTAGTGATAATCATCTAGTAGTCAGAGTACTTTGTAAAATACTTGAAATGTTAGGCATAAAAATTCTTTCCAAAGGAGTCGATGTCATTAAAATGAGGGGAAAATACAATCCAGACATCATATTCATTGATGGGCATACAAAAAGATTAGATGGAATTATTGCCTTAAAAGAGATTAGAAAAAAAGATGCGACAACAAAAATTGTCATGATAACAGAAGATGTTACAAAAGGTATGGAAGATATGCTAAAGAGATATGGGGCATCAATTGTTATTAACAAGCCATTTAGTATAAATCAAATAAAGGGAATTATCAGCAGATTAGAAAGAAAACCCATAACCATACAAAGATATAATTCGTAA
- a CDS encoding M3 family oligoendopeptidase, whose translation MSQYQLGMWDLSELAKNPKSPAFQKQIRELENQARKFEKIKSKLDPKMSSKKFMEILKQVEEISEKMSKIGGYASLSYSSDTQSDEATSLMTRMSKLGSEISNKILFFDLWWKTQVDEKNAKRLIKDAGEISEYLAHKRLIAKYSLSEPEERIINTLDVTGISALVKLYDKITNSFEYQMKVGNKTKKMTREELTNYVRDTNPKIRETAYKTILGKYNQNKGVVGEIYQNIVLNWKDEGIEIRGYKTPISMRNIGNDVDDKTIESLLLVCKKNAPVFQKFFVQKAKMLKMKKLRRYDIYAPAAANIKEKNYSYNKSVNLVFESLGKFSSTLEDFARKVFNENHIDSAVRQGKRDGAFCSTLTPKITPYVLVNFTGKSRDVFTLAHELGHAVHSQAAQNRSILVQDAPLPLAETASTFSELLLYDNISDKISDDEKKIMLSEKIDDLYATILRQSFFTIFEVDAHKQIAEGTTIDEISKTYLKNLKQQFGSSVEISDDFAIEWSCIPHFYHTPFYCYAYSFGNLLALSLFQRYKKEGSDFVSSYIDILAAGGSKKPERLLAEHGLDIRSPKFWQEGFDYVNEQVKTLSSLN comes from the coding sequence ATGTCTCAGTACCAACTAGGAATGTGGGATCTCTCTGAATTAGCAAAGAATCCAAAAAGTCCAGCATTTCAAAAGCAAATTCGAGAGTTAGAGAATCAAGCTAGAAAATTTGAAAAAATTAAATCAAAACTAGATCCAAAAATGTCTTCTAAAAAATTCATGGAGATACTAAAGCAAGTAGAAGAAATTTCTGAAAAAATGAGCAAGATCGGAGGATATGCATCTTTATCATACTCTTCTGACACCCAATCAGATGAAGCAACATCATTAATGACTAGAATGTCAAAATTAGGATCAGAGATTTCAAACAAGATTCTCTTTTTTGATCTATGGTGGAAAACACAAGTTGATGAAAAAAATGCAAAGAGATTGATTAAAGATGCAGGAGAGATTTCAGAATACTTGGCCCATAAAAGACTAATTGCAAAATACTCACTTAGCGAACCAGAAGAGAGAATTATCAACACACTGGATGTAACAGGGATTTCTGCACTTGTAAAATTGTATGACAAAATAACTAACTCATTTGAATATCAGATGAAAGTTGGAAACAAAACAAAAAAGATGACAAGAGAAGAACTTACAAATTATGTAAGAGACACAAATCCAAAAATTCGAGAGACAGCTTACAAAACAATTCTTGGAAAATACAATCAAAATAAGGGAGTGGTTGGAGAGATTTACCAAAATATTGTACTCAATTGGAAAGACGAAGGTATTGAAATTCGAGGCTACAAGACACCAATTTCAATGAGAAATATTGGAAATGACGTTGATGATAAAACTATAGAATCTCTTCTTTTAGTATGTAAAAAAAATGCGCCTGTCTTTCAAAAATTCTTTGTGCAAAAGGCAAAGATGCTAAAAATGAAAAAACTCAGAAGATATGACATTTATGCACCAGCTGCTGCCAACATTAAAGAAAAAAATTATTCGTACAATAAATCTGTAAATTTAGTTTTTGAGTCACTTGGAAAATTTAGTAGTACGTTAGAAGATTTTGCAAGAAAGGTTTTCAATGAAAATCATATAGATTCAGCTGTAAGACAAGGAAAAAGAGACGGGGCATTTTGTAGCACACTAACACCAAAAATTACCCCATATGTCTTGGTAAATTTTACAGGAAAATCAAGAGATGTCTTTACTTTAGCACACGAGTTAGGCCATGCAGTTCACAGTCAAGCAGCACAAAATAGATCAATTCTGGTTCAAGATGCACCATTACCACTGGCCGAAACGGCATCTACGTTTTCAGAATTATTGCTGTATGACAATATTTCAGATAAAATTTCAGATGATGAAAAGAAGATAATGTTATCTGAAAAGATTGATGATTTGTATGCAACAATTCTACGGCAGTCTTTTTTCACGATTTTTGAGGTAGATGCTCACAAACAGATTGCAGAAGGAACAACAATAGATGAAATTTCAAAAACATATCTAAAAAACTTGAAACAACAGTTTGGTAGTTCAGTTGAGATCTCAGATGATTTTGCAATCGAGTGGAGTTGCATACCACACTTTTACCACACGCCATTTTACTGCTATGCATATTCATTTGGAAACCTGCTTGCATTGTCATTATTTCAAAGATACAAAAAAGAGGGGAGTGATTTTGTTTCATCATATATTGACATTCTTGCAGCAGGAGGTTCAAAAAAGCCAGAAAGACTTCTTGCTGAACATGGCCTTGATATAAGATCCCCTAAATTTTGGCAAGAAGGTTTTGATTATGTCAATGAGCAAGTCAAAACGCTATCATCATTAAATTAG